actaaatattttttatatattcatacCACTTGAATAAAAAGCCTAGCAAACCTCCATTATATATGAGAATTGGAAGAGATTGTTGTTGTTCATGTTCTTGTTAGTCTGATGTGAGGGAACATTATATAGCTTAAAAAATACCAAAAACTTTTtcattttagttaaaattaatcACAAAACCATAAAGATTTCTTACCTTGGTgatcaaaactatttttaaccaaaattaataatttttgaccaagatttaataaaattttcatttacaTGATGGACTATGATCCATATTCTTGAACTGTTATCTAAATCGAATTCAAGTTAGAATTCCTATTAACTCAACTTGGTGTACACGCTTAGTTTAGTATGAATTTACATTTCTCTATGATTGTCTAAAATTATTAACCGTGTTAGACTTCTCCACACTATCCAACTTGTGATATTAGAGCAATAATCTTAGAACAAACATTTCTTATTCCAACAAACTCTAATTTTAACATATGTATTAAAATCGAGTTCCAGTTAGTCTAGAGCCAAACAAGTTGGTTTAAAATTTGTTCAGTGGGTTCTTTAGTTGATTTCTTAACTGAACATAAAAGGCTCAGGAAGCTCAGCTATATAATAAAATCAGTAACATTGCAAGATACTTTTATATAACCAAACTCATATAAATTCTACTCATATAGATGAgcaccaaatttggtgttttaGAGTTCAATTGAAATTGTCCTTAGAATAACTTAACTGTATACACCACTGCGCTTCCTCTTAACATCTATCCTAATGATAACAATTCCTCACAAATAGAgatcataaactaaataaaaaaaggtAAACCAACgatgaaaaaatgaaagaatAGATTATCATAAAACGACTAACTGTGATAAAAATAGTTTCTATATTAATAATatctattttctaaaataaaaatgtaaaaccaaaatttttaaatatatataaatgtaacaGAATATTGATATCAATCATCCTATCATATATCTCTAgaactaaaatataaacaaaacattCCTAAAGCACTCATGTGAGATATGTATCTTTATGATTTGAATATATGAAGATTTAGAAGATGAATCATCTCACTCTTAtgtagaaattattttttaatcacTGATTTAGccattatttaaataattattaggtGTTGGTTTTATACGATATTTAATATTGAAGTTGTGaagttttgatatttaaaattttaattatcttataaataattttattctatattttatttttaattatttttataatatttattttttaaaagaatttaatCGCGAATTATCTCATTTAATTCATGATTTAGATGATTTGAGTTCGAATTTACATATTAAAGCTTATATAATAAATGAGCTGAACTGTGGTGCCTCATGAAATACCCAAACTTATAAGCTGAGTTGAGTAAGGTAGCTCATTTTGACAACCCTACCCATCATCAAACGTTCTTGTGTTCCCGTTAGAGATTTGAAGATTATTGGCCATGTATTTTCTCCCTTTTCTGATATTCTCGGTAATCCATTTCcatcaatatttaatttttttaaataactatgAGTATTTTGCGCGTATCTGATTTGAACTGAAAATATATGAATGAgtcatataaattatagaaatgTATCTAACcccaaaatataatttaattaaatatgacTGAACATGAATAAACCGAAAATTTAGACATGAAAATCCAAATTATTCAGATCTAATTCtcaattttagatttattttaatgatatttaaaaGTATCTAAATTCGGAGTATTATTAACTGAATTAAATGAGTCAGAATAATAAATCGATTTTACAAAACATTATGAAATATGTATTAAAGTATTGTTTGATTAATTTTTCTACTAAATTAAGATTTTGGgtaaaagttaataaataaatagataactactaatataaatttaaaattaaaatatattcatcACATCAATAAATTTTGCTTTCTTTATcaccattttcttcttttaaaaagttacagtaaaaatttattaaaatctaaagaattgcaaatcaaataattttttaattttatgtactactaaaaatatttaaaattttaattaatttttataaaaaataccaTCAGTTTTATCTAGATTTTTATCTGACCACAAGTTTTAACCGGgtttattaagtttttaaatagAGAAATTTTAACTGGATACAAACCAAATTATATATTGGTCATCGAATTTACGGTTCGACCGTGATTTGAAAATACTGCTCTTAGTGATTTGTTAACCGAGTCAAATGATCAATTTACGTCCTGGTCTGTGGAAGATGTGAACCGATCAAACGATCACTTTTCATATTGGTCCAAAATCGgtccaaaccaaaaccaaaaccataaCAAGTCTTAGGAAGCACGTCTATAGAAGTAAACCATCGACCAAAACCGGTTAACATTTTAAGATAAACCATAGATATAAACCGGTGACGTTTATTGATAAAACATCAATTTAGCTAGACAAGCCTCGGCTGTTATTCGTTACAAAACCTCTGCTGCTCTCTTGTCAGCGTGTAGGGCAGGGCTATAGAAACCAGCGATTAAAGCAATTTCGTTCAAATAACATCTGCTCTCTTCTCATCGGATTCATTGCACTAAGTCGGATTAAGCACTTTGTTACGAGGTAAAAGCCGAAACTCATCTCTACTGATTCTAGCTAGTCTCTTGTTAGGGTTTCAAGTTTCCTCCTTTTCTACTTGCCTTGTTAATTGAGTTTCCCTCTCTGTTGTGTTTATGTCGTGCACAGTAATATTGTCTAGTCATCATCGTATCTTCCGACTAGAAAGCTTCGAGGTTTTGTACTTAAAAAATACCCAATCTTTCGTGCAGAGAGAGAAGATGGATCACGTTAGCAATCTACCAGACGAGGTTCTTTGTCATATTCTGTCTTTTCTTACTACAAAGGAAGCTGCTTTGACATCGGTTCTCGCCAAGACGTGGCTCAACCTTCTCGCATTTGTCCCTTGTCTTACTATCGATGACACTGTGTTTCTGCATCCAGAAGAGGGTAAGCAGGTCAGGGAAGACATTAAACAGAGCTTCATGGACTTTGTGGATAGAGTTTTGGCGTTGCAGGGTAACTCTCCCCTGAAGAAATTCTCACTCAAGTGTGATAGCTCGTGGTGCTTCGGATCTTGATCTCAAGATCAGTATTCATAGTAACGAAGGGGTTTTCTATCAGCTGTCTCCAAAATGCTTTGAGTGCAGCACACTAGTTAGTCTGAAAATACACCGTGGGATTGATATTTCCTTGGTTGCTGGTCGCATTCGCTTACCGTTGCTTAAAACTCTGGTTCTTGACTTGGTTACGGTTTGTCCTAGTGAGTTTGAGACACTGCTTCATGCTCTGCCTTCCCTTGAGGAATTACTTCTTGTTTATGTAGACTGGAAAGGTATGGATGTCACAGTGTCAAGTGCAAGCCTCAAGACCCTAACAATAAAGTTTTGCTTTTGGTTAAACACTTTATCATTTGATACACCAAGTCTCCTTCACTTTAACTACTCTGGTTCTATTGCATGGCACTATCCAGTAGTCAATATGGTAAACTTGGTTGATGCTCAAATGAACATCCTTTTATTAAATGAACACCAACTCATCAAACTCAGGCAACTTAGTGGACCAGATAACGTGTGGAAACTCTTTCATGGCATACGTAATGTTCCTCATCTGCACTTGTTTCCACACACTTTTGAGGTTAAGTTTTCTCTTCTCTCACTCCCTCTTGGAATATATGGTTAGGTTTCAAAACATGCAACTCTAAAATTCTGTCTTGCCTTCAGGTGCTTTCTATGTGCTCTGAATCGATGCCAGTGTTCAACAACCTCAAATCATTAGCTATTGAGAGTCACGAGTGTAAAGGATGGCAAGCAATGCCAGCTCTTCTAAGGAACTGTCCACATTTAGAAACTCTAGTCCTTAAGGTATAAAAAACAACTTAACATGTACAAACAAACAACTTATTCTATAGTCCATTCTTAATACTTTGAATCTTCTCTTTAATGGGTCTCTCCTTTGTGCCGTTAGGGTCTCCTGCACCATGTGACAGATAAGTGTGGGGATGCTTGTGACTGCATTTCTCGGGAGGACAAAGGACTTTCACTCAGACTTTGTCCAGTGAAAGTGATGAAGATCCATGGGTTTCGAGGAACAATGGAAGAGATGGCAATGATTAAGCATTTCTTAGACTATTTTCCATgtttgaaggagatggaggTTCATGCTGAAGAGAATCCTACACGGCTTAGAAACCATCAAGTTTTTAAACTTGTCTTGGAGATGTTCGAACTCTACAACAAGTTATCGACTTGCAATGTCCAGCTCTTCATGTGAAATGGCTGAAGAGCCAAAACCATCTCCTAGTTTGGCTTGcagtttaatttttgtataacTGATTTGAAAACTGTCTCAAACTGCACCAATCTCAAGACtgtagtttcttcttctttcttgatttACGATCATTTGCTATCGACAAAGGTTATCTCTCATCACATAAGCCATCTTAGTCCAAACGTCTACGGTTTGTTGATCATGTATAATTCACATAAAGAACAAGGAGAGAGTGACAGGTCAGCTATCATCACTTAAGCTGAGGGTTTTGGAGTTAAAGATGAAGAACGTGTGATGAACATTTGGCTTGAGATCTAATCATATACAGAGTAAACTCTGATCAAAGGTACATGTCCAAACTAAACCGAATCAGAccaagagataaaaaaaaagaaaataccaaCCAACCAAGTTTTTTAAATGGTTCGAGTCATTTGACCATGCCATGCCATGCCATGCCATGCCATGCTATGTGTAGGCCTTTTGCTGGGCTCCTTCACTAGTTGAAAAGCCTAATGGGCAGTTACATCGAGATGGATTCGTTTTAGGCTTACAAATGCAAAGttcatctattttatttaaattaaaattctaaatatgaGGAATATAATTTCTACTGATGGTAAAGATAGCTACATTTCTAACTGATACAGTGtctaattttatgaaatattctaaaattttcgGCCGGAATGCAAAATCTAAACACTACTCAAACGGCTATGAAGTATAGTATGTTTATGAGATATTTGTCTCTGCAGGACATTGCCTAAAGCAAATCTTCCTACCGCTGCTTAAAACGCTGGTTCTTGACTGGGTTATGGTTTCTCCTACCGACTTTGTGACTCTGCTTCATGCTCTGCCTTCTCTTGAGGAGTTAGTTCTGGTTGATGTAATGTGGAAAGATATGGAGGATGTCACAGTGTCAAGTGCAAGCCTCAAGACCCTAACAATAAAGTTAAATGAATGGTTAAACACTTTATCATTTGATACACCAAGTCTCCTTCACTTTAAGTACTTTGGTTCTATTGCACCGGACTTTCCAGTAATCAATATGGGAAACTTGGTTGATGCTCAAATGAACatctttttattaaatgaacACCAACTCATCAAACTCAAGAAACTTAGAGGACCAGATAACGTGTGGAAACTCTTTCATGGCATACGTAATGTTCCTCATCTGCACTTGTTTCCACACACTTTTGAGGTTAAGTTTTCTCTTCTCTCACTCCCTCTTGGAATATATGGTTAGGTTTCAAAACATGTAATTCTAAAATTCTATCTTGCCTTCAGGTGCTTTCTATGTGCTCTGAATCGATGCCAGTGTTCAACAACCTCAAATCATTAGCTATTAGGAGCGACAAGGATCGAGGATGGCAAACAATGCCAACTCTTCTAAGGAACTGCCCACATTTAGAAACTCTAGTCATTCAGGTATTAAGATAAACCAACATGTACAATACAACTTGTTATATAGTCCATGCTTAATACTTTGAATCTTCTCTTAATGGGTCTCCTTTGTGCCTTTAGGGTCTCGTGCACCGTGTAACAgataagtgtggggatgtttgTGGCTGCATTTCTCGGGAGGACAAAGGACTTTCACTCAGACTTTGTCCAGTAAAAGTGATAAAGATTCATGGGtttcaaggaacaatagaaGAGATGGCGATGATAGAGCATTTCTTGGAGTATTTTCCATgtttgaaggagatggaggTCTATGCTGAAGAGAATCCCACATGGCTAAGAAACCATGAAGTTTTTAAACTTGTCTTGGAGAAGTTCGAACTCTACAACAAGTTATCGACTTGCAATGTTAAACTCATGGTGGCCCGTATTCTTTCATATATGAAGTGGCTGAAGAAAAAAACCATCTCCTAGTTTTTTCCTGCAGTTTAAGGTGTGTCTAACTTTGCTTGAAAACTGTCTCAAACTGTACCAATCTCAAAAGTCtgtagtttttttcttcttgcttgttttatgaataatttactATCGATGGcttattttcatttgattccCGCCAAGAATTTGCTTTGAgtttgttcttgtttttttttctctgtttttgagAAGAGGGTGACAAAggttagctatcatcacataaGTTATCTCAGTCCAAAAGTCCACGGTTCGTTGATCATGTATAATTCGCATATACTACACAAAAATCTGACCATGATCATTCAAATGGCTCCAAATCAAACTGATTCCAGCAAAGTAATCAGACCTTAACCAAGCCCGGTTTAGAAACTGAACTAAGCTACTTTGGTTTGATACACCTACTTCTGAGACCTTTTCAGTAACACATCACATAAAGTGCCTTAAGCCAGTGTTTTGGAGTTAAAGATGAATAACGTGTGAAGAACATTTGGCTTGAGAAGAACAATATTAGCAATCTCACTccaataaagttttttttttggttacaaTTCAAACCTATGGCAGAGAAAGGAAATTAAGAACCTTGACAAATCCACAAATCAAGTTAATCATGGTTTGAATGTGCCCAAATAAAGTCTTGATACAATTTAAACCGAGAATCTTGAATACGTAGAGTTTGAAGATTAATTTCACCCGTTTGCTAGCCCCCACGTACAAAAtgtattacatttttataatattgtgCGGTGAACTGAAACATATTAACATAAAAGCTTGTTGGTACATTTATTCAGGtgagagatgatgaactcgagCATTTGTTATTAGGTAGCAGACATGGTAAGAAAGTTTGCATATTGTGTTTGACATCAGTCTTGCCACCCGTAAGAAAAACCGGTCCAAACCAAAACCATTTGAAAACAAGAAATTAAACCGAAAGaaaaaccatataataataagttaataacCAACTGGACTAGTTAATAATAGActtattcttaggttcacctCTAGAGTGAATCTAAAGATTcatccaaccaataggaatcaccCATTTCACAAtcgatatcttttaaaaaaggaaacaaaatattatcaagttatattatatttttaaaataaaaaatgttaaaaataaataaaaatagtaatatatgcaacaaaaaaaatttaaaatattttaaatccgtcgtcaaaacactaaacattaaactctaaactctaaactaaaaacattaaacactaaatcttaaaaataccaaacccttaatcctaaaaagagtttagggattaagattaaggttttagtatttttaagatttattgttttagtgtttagtttttttagttaaaatttaggattatc
The sequence above is drawn from the Raphanus sativus cultivar WK10039 chromosome 7, ASM80110v3, whole genome shotgun sequence genome and encodes:
- the LOC108815547 gene encoding putative F-box protein At5g38390, which gives rise to MRNIISTDGHCLKQIFLPLLKTLVLDWVMVSPTDFVTLLHALPSLEELVLVDVMWKDMEDVTVSSASLKTLTIKLNEWLNTLSFDTPSLLHFKYFGSIAPDFPVINMGNLVDAQMNIFLLNEHQLIKLKKLRGPDNVWKLFHGIRNVPHLHLFPHTFEVLSMCSESMPVFNNLKSLAIRSDKDRGWQTMPTLLRNCPHLETLVIQGLVHRVTDKCGDVCGCISREDKGLSLRLCPVKVIKIHGFQGTIEEMAMIEHFLEYFPCLKEMEVYAEENPTWLRNHEVFKLVLEKFELYNKLSTCNVKLMVARILSYMKWLKKKTIS